From Bacteroidota bacterium, one genomic window encodes:
- a CDS encoding DUF5011 domain-containing protein, producing the protein MKRTFSIFCGILFICLSFWAGCKKNDTPKDITPPVISLNGSSQVYVEKGTSYTDAGATATDNVDGVITDKIVVTNLVDANVEGTYYVKYNVSDEAGNKATEVVRTVIVKIF; encoded by the coding sequence GGACTTTTTCAATTTTTTGCGGAATATTATTTATATGTCTTTCATTCTGGGCCGGTTGCAAGAAAAATGATACTCCAAAGGATATCACGCCGCCTGTTATCAGTCTGAATGGCTCTTCGCAGGTGTATGTCGAGAAAGGTACTTCATATACTGATGCCGGTGCTACTGCTACCGACAATGTTGACGGGGTAATTACCGATAAAATTGTAGTGACAAATCTTGTAGATGCCAACGTTGAAGGCACTTACTATGTAAAATACAACGTCTCTGACGAAGCCGGCAACAAAGCCACTGAAGTTGTAAGAACGGTCATTGTAAAGATTTTCTGA
- a CDS encoding LTA synthase family protein has translation MLLRLGIVMFILSLQRLLFFAFNFSSFNDISTWELLKVMVIGMRFDLAIAVIINAFFLLFSLLPFRFTAHRYYQTVIAYLFYITNSVMFAANCLDFIYFRFTLKRTTFDFFQYIAIGNDTTTLLPRFLADYWYILLIWIGLVALMVLLYRLTKVNKYDTEPVNWRFYLYNTALIIAFTIFFVYMGRGGFQLRPITIISAGESTDARNVPLVLNTPFTIVNTWNQKTLKKLDYFPKETCDKLFSPVHKFGANQHDFKPANVVVIILESFSKEHIGALNKDLDNGTYKGYTPFLDSLIGRSLVFVNCFANGKKSIEGIPAVLASVPGLMNTSYVSSIYAGNKLDALPALLKEKGYSSAFYHGGTNGTMRFDAFARMAGFDKYYGRYEYNNEADYDGNWGIWDEPFLQYFAMNLCAMKQPFCAGLFTLSSHHPFKVPAKYTGRFPKGSLDIHESIGYTDFALRRFFATASKMTWFDNTLFVITADHTSQAEHAYYKNNVGMYEVPLIFYMHNSTLSGFDSTVVQQTDIVPSVLDYLHYDKPFVSFGESVFDSVSPHFSISYLNNIYQLIRGPYALEFNGDKPLSLYDYRRDPELKQNLIGQGKREEVDMLNFTKALLQSYSDRMISNKLTAK, from the coding sequence ATGCTGCTCAGGCTGGGCATCGTGATGTTTATACTCAGCCTGCAACGCCTGCTCTTTTTTGCATTCAACTTCAGCTCATTCAACGATATCAGTACCTGGGAGTTATTGAAGGTGATGGTAATCGGAATGCGGTTCGATTTGGCAATTGCCGTAATCATCAACGCGTTTTTCCTGCTGTTTTCACTCCTTCCATTCCGTTTTACGGCCCACCGTTATTACCAGACCGTTATCGCATATCTGTTCTATATCACTAATTCGGTGATGTTTGCAGCCAATTGCCTGGATTTTATTTATTTCAGATTTACCTTAAAACGCACAACCTTCGATTTTTTTCAGTACATCGCCATTGGCAATGACACTACTACACTTCTTCCAAGATTTTTAGCCGATTACTGGTATATTTTGCTGATTTGGATAGGGCTGGTTGCGCTCATGGTATTGCTTTACCGTCTTACAAAAGTTAACAAGTACGATACCGAACCGGTCAACTGGCGTTTTTATCTGTACAATACGGCTCTTATTATCGCGTTCACGATTTTTTTCGTGTATATGGGTAGGGGCGGATTTCAGCTGAGACCCATTACCATTATTTCTGCAGGAGAATCAACGGATGCCCGCAATGTGCCGCTGGTGCTTAATACACCGTTTACAATCGTAAATACATGGAATCAGAAAACGCTGAAAAAGCTCGATTATTTTCCGAAAGAAACCTGCGATAAACTGTTTTCTCCTGTGCATAAATTTGGTGCAAACCAACATGATTTTAAACCCGCCAATGTGGTGGTTATTATTCTGGAAAGCTTCTCAAAGGAGCATATCGGTGCGTTGAACAAAGATTTGGATAATGGAACTTATAAAGGCTACACACCATTTTTGGATTCTCTGATTGGTCGAAGTCTGGTATTTGTAAACTGCTTTGCCAACGGCAAAAAATCGATTGAAGGAATACCGGCAGTTTTGGCCAGCGTACCGGGTTTAATGAACACTTCTTATGTATCTTCTATTTATGCAGGAAACAAGCTGGATGCCTTACCAGCGCTGCTCAAAGAAAAAGGATACAGCAGCGCATTCTATCACGGCGGTACCAATGGTACGATGCGTTTTGACGCTTTCGCCCGCATGGCGGGATTTGATAAATATTACGGCCGGTACGAGTACAACAATGAAGCCGATTACGATGGGAACTGGGGCATCTGGGACGAACCGTTCCTGCAGTATTTTGCGATGAACCTCTGCGCAATGAAACAGCCGTTCTGTGCAGGACTGTTCACCCTTTCGTCGCATCATCCATTCAAAGTTCCGGCGAAATATACCGGACGGTTTCCGAAAGGAAGTCTCGATATTCACGAAAGTATCGGTTATACTGATTTTGCGCTCCGCCGGTTTTTTGCGACAGCGTCTAAAATGACCTGGTTTGATAATACACTTTTTGTAATTACAGCCGACCACACCTCGCAAGCAGAGCATGCTTATTACAAAAATAATGTCGGAATGTATGAAGTGCCTCTGATATTTTATATGCATAACAGCACACTCAGCGGGTTCGACAGTACCGTTGTACAGCAAACGGATATTGTGCCTTCGGTGCTCGATTATCTTCATTACGACAAGCCATTTGTTTCTTTTGGTGAAAGCGTGTTTGATAGTGTTTCACCTCATTTTTCTATCAGTTATCTGAATAATATTTATCAATTGATTCGGGGACCGTATGCGCTTGAATTTAATGGTGATAAGCCGCTGTCATTATATGATTACAGAAGAGATCCGGAGCTGAAACAGAACTTGATTGGGCAGGGTAAGCGGGAAGAAGTTGACATGCTCAATTTTACAAAAGCCTTGCTGCAGAGCTATTCGGACAGGATGATATCAAATAAACTCACAGCAAAATAA
- a CDS encoding diacylglycerol kinase family protein encodes MMEGKRKIRFIINPVSGIGRQRIVERRVEKYLDHSKFEHEICYTEFAGHAVDLSRDAAEQGVDIVVAAGGDGSINEVARGVLGSKTAIGIIPVGSGNGLAHFLRIPRSIKKALRIINRHNVKIIDTANINDKLFVSIAGIGFDAYVAEKFARSTVRGFWTYAWIILKEYTLFKSNHFKFYINGEMIKRRAFMVSFANSDQFGFNCAIAPKAKIDDGLLDVCIVSKPNILFAPLLVPLMFAKVIDITPWIEIIRTSEIHCFQLKNFIAHIDGDQVHLTKELIVKVNPASVRVLVP; translated from the coding sequence ATGATGGAAGGTAAAAGAAAAATACGTTTCATCATCAACCCCGTTTCCGGGATAGGGCGGCAGCGCATTGTTGAGCGCCGTGTAGAGAAGTATCTGGACCATTCTAAGTTTGAACACGAAATTTGCTATACCGAATTTGCAGGACATGCGGTTGACCTGAGTCGCGATGCCGCTGAACAGGGTGTTGATATTGTTGTTGCAGCAGGCGGAGACGGTTCAATCAACGAGGTGGCGCGGGGAGTGCTGGGCTCAAAAACGGCAATCGGTATCATTCCTGTGGGTTCGGGCAACGGGCTGGCGCATTTTCTTCGTATTCCAAGGAGTATAAAGAAAGCGCTGCGTATTATAAATCGTCACAACGTTAAAATTATTGATACCGCAAATATCAACGATAAATTATTTGTAAGTATTGCCGGCATTGGCTTTGATGCTTATGTGGCAGAAAAATTCGCGCGAAGTACCGTCAGGGGTTTCTGGACCTACGCATGGATTATCCTTAAAGAATACACACTGTTTAAGTCAAACCATTTCAAATTTTATATAAATGGCGAAATGATTAAACGGCGTGCGTTTATGGTCAGCTTTGCCAATTCCGACCAGTTCGGTTTTAATTGCGCTATTGCGCCTAAAGCGAAAATTGACGACGGATTGCTGGATGTATGCATCGTGAGCAAACCCAATATTTTATTCGCACCACTCCTGGTGCCACTTATGTTTGCAAAGGTTATTGATATTACACCCTGGATTGAAATCATCCGCACCAGTGAAATCCATTGTTTCCAGTTAAAGAACTTCATTGCCCATATTGACGGCGACCAGGTGCATCTCACCAAAGAACTTATTGTTAAAGTAAATCCGGCTTCCGTTCGGGTTTTAGTGCCATAA